The genomic stretch CACGTTCACATGGTTCTCGAGGGCCCTGAAGACACTCCAGCTGAGGTGATGCGTGGCTGCCGAGCTTCTTTCGAACCAGGCATCATTGGTGAGCACTGCGAGAAACTGCGCTCCCCGCCTGACATTGATGCGGGCTATGTAAGGGAAGTCGCTTTCAAAGCAGATGATCACCCCGAATCTGGCCGCCGGCGTGGTGAAGGTTTTCCATGCGGCGCCTGGCCACACATCCCTAAACCTGTTGAAAGGGCTGTATCTGCGCAGGTGCGGGCTCCAGGGGAGGTTCTCGCTGAAGGGAACAAGGCGGCGCTTGGAATAGCTCTCCAGTATGGTTCCCTGCGGTGATATGAGAAATGCCGAGTTGTAAATATGTAAATCTCCCCCCATAAAGGGAGCGCCGGCGAGGAGGTAGATCCCGTGCTTCGCAGCAAAGCTCAGGATGCCCTGTGTCGCTTTGAAATCGTTAGGGAAATAGGTGGGCACCGCGGACTCGGGCCAGAAGAAGAGGGTGCCCCCTTCCACCTTTCCCCTGACGGTAAGTTTCTCGAGGGCGGCGATGGTTATCCTCTTCACTGTGGCATCCCACTCAAGGCACATGTCCAGGCTGGGCTGAATGGTGCTGATCTTCACACGGGGATAGAGATGCTCCCTTGAGCGATCCGATGCGATCCTGCCGTAGCCCCAGCAGAGGGAAGCGAGGGGGATGAGAAGGGCAAGCAGGGCGAGTATCACAGATTCCCTCTCCAGTCTGCGAAATGCCGGCCATATCCCTTTCCCTGAGTTCCAACGCAAAGCTATGCCTGTCAGTATTTCTTTGACTGATGCATTGAAGAGGACAATCATCAAGGTGATGCCGTACATCCCTGTAATACCTGCGATCTGTATGAGGGGAAGAACCATGTACTGGGAATAGGAGAGGCTTCCCCAGTTGAGCCCCAGGAAGCCAAGAGACCGGAGGTATTCATAGCTCACCCATACCAGGGCCGGGGATATGATCCTTACGGCGCTCCTTGTGCTTCTGAGAAAAGGGGCGATAAGGGCGCCGCAGATCCCCATGAAAAAGCCCTCCAGGAGGCTTATGGCGAGCCACACGGGCACTCCGAAGAGAAAGCCCCACTGAAAGATCGTGCAAAAAAAGCAGAAACCGGTGGCCCAGGAAAGCAGAAAAGCTCTCTTCATGCCGCACCCCGTCAGGGCGAAGAAGAGGGGGACAAGGGCGATCCAGGCACACAGAGAGAACCTGCTGTCGGGAAAGGAGATCCCCAGCAGAAATCCTGAGAGGAGGGCAAGGAAGATTTGGGTTAATGATTGTCTCATCTATAAGGGCTATTCCGGCAGTGAAAAAAATCCTGCTGCGGCACACTCCCGCGCAGCAGCAGTGCCATTTCCGATCCAATCTCAGCGCCGCTCAGGCTGTACCGCCTGGTGTTCCTATTGCTGGCGCTTCTCGCCGCGCTGGTCGGTAGTGATCCTGTCTGCAGACGGGTCGCCGGGGATATGGGTGCCGAAGGGCACAAGAGTGTAATAAATCCCGTCGTTCCCCTTGAAGTAATAGCCATAAGCGGCATTGAAGTAAACGTAGGTGCCTGTGTTTATTGCAGGGCAGCCCGCCATGACCGCCATGGTCTCAGTGGTGCCCGGCGAATTGAGGGAGAGCGCGACCAGTCCCTTGAGGGCATCATAGGCGCTGGTGACATTCGGCGCCATGGTCTTTGTCGCGATTTCACCTGATGTTTTGCTGTACCAGCAGTAATAGACATTGATATCAGCCCCGCCGTTGGAGATATCTTCCGCTCCCGAGCCGTCATGATTGTTAATCACCACGGTATTCAGCAGGTGTGCGCCATCGGCGGCACGGCATGCGAACCCGCCGCCCGCTCCCGCAGAGGTGTTATCACTGATGGTGGAGTTGGTGATCGTGGCGGCAGGAGCGATTGAGGATGAGAATATCCCGCCCCCGTCGGTAGATGCAGTGTTCAAGGCGATGGTGCAGTTCACCAGTGACAGTGATCCCGCCACTGCCGGAGCCAGCACGCTTGAGAGATAGAGTCCTCCTCCGCCCCCGCTTCCCAGGGTGGTATTTTCCGAGGTATTGCTGTTGATGGTGCAGTTAGTGAGCTTTGCGGTGGCAGGTCCTTCCACGAAAATTCCCCCGCCTCTCCCGCTTGTCACATCCACCATAATTTTTGCTGTGTTATTCTTTACAGTGCAGTCAGTGAGCTCCATGGTGGCGGTGCCTGCCCCATAGATCCCGCCTCCTCCTCCATTAAGGGCCGCTGCTGCAACGCAGTTGCTGACGGTGCATCGCTCCATCTTCAGGGAAGCGCCATCTGCCGCATAAATCCCGCCGCCTTGAATGGCCGTTGAGCCATCGACGGTGCAGCCGGTCAAGGTGAGCTTTGACGAGGTGTCGGCATATATAGTTCCCCCATTTGGGTTGGTGACGTCATTCTTTACGTTTCCGCCTTTCATGATCAGGCTTTTGATGGTAACCGTAGCATTGGCGCCAATATTGAATACCCGTGATGTGGTTGCAGAGGCATCGACGGTAATGGGCGTTGAGGAGCTTGAACCGTCGATGGTGATTGATTTACCAGTGATAGCAAGTTCCCCCAAAGTAAGCGTGATCGTTCCCAGCCCATCCGTAAAGTTTATGGTATCTCCATCGGCAGCGTTTGTAATTGCTTCCCGCAGAGACCCGGAGCCTGTATCGGCACTATCGACAGCGCTGGTGACAGTGTGAGTATCCCTGGGCCTTCCCGTGCCTCTCTTTTTCAGGGCTGTTTCCTTGCCGGTATATTGGTACGAGCCGATGGTGGGGGCCCAGGTGGTGCCGCCGCCGCCACCGCCACCGCCAGGTGAGGAGGCCGGTGAGGGTGACACTGAGGGAGTAGGCGACACTGTAGGTGTCGGGCTCGGCGAAGGAGACGGAGAGACTGAAAGCGTAGGGGACGGAGTAGGAGACGGTGAAGGTGAAGGAATAGGAGGGGTGGGCTGGGGATCCGCATTGTGCTGATTGGAGTTTACCGTTGCATTGACAATGGCCGCGGCCACGCCGCCCACTACGAGCATCGGCAGCAGCATCGGCCCCCCGAGGTTTGCCACACGTTCGTCGTCCTTGGTGCAGAGGTGAGGGGAAGAAGGCTGAATGGCGACTGCAGAGACCGCACAGGCGCCGAGCCAGCTGCTCCCTCCGCTTTTCCATGCCTGTGCCCAGGCTGGGCCACTCTTATTCTGGTTCAGGCATTGGAGAGATTTTTTGCCCGTGAGCGTGAGGGGCACCCTGCAGACTACCTGCGTATCGGTCCACAGGGCATATATATCGGCTTGAGTGTTGAGCCCGGACCCGTTGGTGAAGGCCACGTAACTCGAGCCCTGGGTGCTTCCGAAGTTCGTGCCGTTGATCTGAAGCCAGTCTCCTAATGCGAGAGGCTGGCCAGGGTTGTTCAGGTTTGACGCCGACTCCACCTGGGGGCCCGTTCCGTCTGTTGCCGACGATCCGCCATTCCAGCCGCCCTGGTAGAAGGACTCTGTCGTGCCTGCCCCTCCGCACCCTGCCAATAAATTGAGGAATGCAATAAAAGTCATGGTGAGTGCGGGGATTATGAGTATGAGACTGAATGGTTTCCTCTTCCTGTGCTGCATTGCGGGCTCCTTTGATTGCTTCATAGAGTGCTATAGACAACTGGCGATTCTCGACTCATGACCACCCAGACTCCATCCTCCGCTTCGCTCACGGGTGAGCCGGCAAATAAAGGAAAGGAGTTTATTGTTTCTTCTGTCTATTATATCAAAAAGTGAATCATCTGAGCAAGAGCTTCGGCAAAAGTCCCGGGGCCATGCCGGAGACCCTGGGCAGCCGGAATCTGACTTCCTGTTGATCATTCCTGAAGGCCTGACCTGACTATTTCTCGGGATAAGGGCTCTTCACGTTGTCCTTGAGATCCAGAAACAGACGTTCACAGGCGTTGTCTGCACATCGTGAAATGACCATTTTCCCGTCTTTGATGATTGACTTAATCTTGTGCCTGGTGACAGACTCGCCGTTGATCACAATCGTGCCGGTCTTACCGATGTTGGCCTTTGTCAATTCCTCGAGTACCCTGGCAGCATCGTCGGTGAGACATATGCTGAGCCAGAATTTCGTCCGCTCGGTCCTGTCCTTTACTTTCACCGGCATTTCCTTGAGGGAGAGGGGAACATGATGATCTTTTGTTATCACGACATACTCTTTCTTGTCTCCCGGTTCTTGAAACATGGAGCTGTAATTCACGATAATCTCATCATCTGCAAGAGGCAGAAGAGCCTCCCTTGTTTCAGAGACTCTCCGGACTGCGTAGAATCCATCCTCTACCTTTTCTTCCGCCCATACCCATGGCGCAAGGAGACTCAACAGGCCTGCACAGAACAGGCAGATTAACCGCGGCAGCATTATTCTCTTCATATCTTCCCTTCCTATCTTCCCTTCCTATATTTACTTTCATTACACCTGCTCCGGTCTCCCGGCCCGCTCCTGAAATGCGGGATCTCTCATTCACCATCCCTTTTCTCCATGCTGATTGCTCCGGAGGGACAGGTTTCAAGACACAGCCCACATCCGTAGCACTTTTCAGGGGAATACTCCATGACATCGCTCCCTATCTTCCTGGCTCCGAAGTGACATCGCTCAACACAGGTGCCGCAGGAGGAGCAGGTGGCCATATCCTGGACTGCCACAAGCCGTGAAGGAAAAACCTGATTCTTGTAACCAAGCCTCCTTGCCGCCCCGAGGGAATGGCAGCAGCATTCACAGCAGCTGCAGATCAGGAAAGGGGTTTCCTGGTCGGGAAAGATATAGGCCATATGCACAAGGCCGGCCCGGTAAGTCCTTCTGAGACCTTCGATGGCCTGCTCCAGCGAAATCTCTCTGGCGCCATATTTTTTTATATCCTCTGCGGTTTCGTTGATGCCGAGGCATCCGTCACCAGGCTCGATGGGGGGATTGCAGTTTCCCATCATTTTCCGGCATCCGCATTCATTTTGCGTAATGGTGTGAGCCTTTCTGAGAATGGATTCTATCTCTCCCGTATCAAGGATACGCTGCTCTCCCTCTATCCTGATATTCACCGGGATTGTGACAGCCCTCATCTTTCCCACGATATCTCTCTCCAGATCCTCCCTGGTCCATTCTTTCATACTGCCTCACCACCTTTGTCATTGAAGTTACCAGTGTAAGCAAATCATGCTATTGTAAGCTTCGATCCGGTCACCTTAATTTCCCTCTGATCTCCACGGCACAATTCCTATACCATTGTTCTAGCCGGGCATTACACATTTCCCAGGACAGGCTTTGTGGATTGTTTAAAGCAAACCTTCGAGAACTTCATCACAGGGTAAATAAAGGGTATATCAACGGCACCTGGTGAGGGTGGAAGCACCATGAACTTCAAAGAAGGCTAAAGGATTCTTATTTGAGCACAAGAATATTTATCCTTGCAGAAATGCGGCATGCTTGGCAACAGCCATTTCACGGTACTGAGACAGAATCCATGCCCGATAAGGTGAAAGGAGAATCTCAATGTCAGATGAAGAAGAGGAATGCGGTTTCTATGTCAGGATAAGCGGCTCTGACAGGATCATCTGCGACAACTGCGGCCATGATAATCCCCGCGGGGCCGAGGTGTGCGAGGAGTGCAGCACTCCTCTTCCCGGCGATGATGATGACGAGGAAGCCCTCAACACCGTTGTGGGAGAATTATCAGGCGAATCATCAGGTGGAACATCAGGCTCCTCCTCGGAGGGGAAAAAGGGCTTGCTCTATGATGCGAAGCATCTCAGGGAACTCAGGGAGGCATGTGAAGGTATTGAAGGGGGCACCATGTCAAGGGAAGATTACGGCCAGGTGATAAGATCCCTCTATGTGGTGACACAGAAGGGTGCGAAAAGGTTCAAGAACGATGTGATCAAGAAGATCCATGAGGGGATGCCGCCTGAGGATGTTCAGCTCCTGAACGATGCGCAGCGAGAATTGGAGAGGTATCACGAGGGAGTCTCCCTTATGCTGGGTTACCTTGAGATAGGCAATCCCACAATGGTGAGGGCAGGCTTC from Candidatus Eremiobacterota bacterium encodes the following:
- a CDS encoding right-handed parallel beta-helix repeat-containing protein produces the protein MQHRKRKPFSLILIIPALTMTFIAFLNLLAGCGGAGTTESFYQGGWNGGSSATDGTGPQVESASNLNNPGQPLALGDWLQINGTNFGSTQGSSYVAFTNGSGLNTQADIYALWTDTQVVCRVPLTLTGKKSLQCLNQNKSGPAWAQAWKSGGSSWLGACAVSAVAIQPSSPHLCTKDDERVANLGGPMLLPMLVVGGVAAAIVNATVNSNQHNADPQPTPPIPSPSPSPTPSPTLSVSPSPSPSPTPTVSPTPSVSPSPASSPGGGGGGGGTTWAPTIGSYQYTGKETALKKRGTGRPRDTHTVTSAVDSADTGSGSLREAITNAADGDTINFTDGLGTITLTLGELAITGKSITIDGSSSSTPITVDASATTSRVFNIGANATVTIKSLIMKGGNVKNDVTNPNGGTIYADTSSKLTLTGCTVDGSTAIQGGGIYAADGASLKMERCTVSNCVAAAALNGGGGGIYGAGTATMELTDCTVKNNTAKIMVDVTSGRGGGIFVEGPATAKLTNCTINSNTSENTTLGSGGGGGLYLSSVLAPAVAGSLSLVNCTIALNTASTDGGGIFSSSIAPAATITNSTISDNTSAGAGGGFACRAADGAHLLNTVVINNHDGSGAEDISNGGADINVYYCWYSKTSGEIATKTMAPNVTSAYDALKGLVALSLNSPGTTETMAVMAGCPAINTGTYVYFNAAYGYYFKGNDGIYYTLVPFGTHIPGDPSADRITTDQRGEKRQQ
- the lnt gene encoding apolipoprotein N-acyltransferase, with the translated sequence MRQSLTQIFLALLSGFLLGISFPDSRFSLCAWIALVPLFFALTGCGMKRAFLLSWATGFCFFCTIFQWGFLFGVPVWLAISLLEGFFMGICGALIAPFLRSTRSAVRIISPALVWVSYEYLRSLGFLGLNWGSLSYSQYMVLPLIQIAGITGMYGITLMIVLFNASVKEILTGIALRWNSGKGIWPAFRRLERESVILALLALLIPLASLCWGYGRIASDRSREHLYPRVKISTIQPSLDMCLEWDATVKRITIAALEKLTVRGKVEGGTLFFWPESAVPTYFPNDFKATQGILSFAAKHGIYLLAGAPFMGGDLHIYNSAFLISPQGTILESYSKRRLVPFSENLPWSPHLRRYSPFNRFRDVWPGAAWKTFTTPAARFGVIICFESDFPYIARINVRRGAQFLAVLTNDAWFERSSAATHHLSWSVFRALENHVNVVQSANTGISAFIDYNGRIKSSIELFRRTVLTDEIILQPTGTLYTRAGDYFPLLCLLAVPIPWIMARAGQKRNEGENGYC
- a CDS encoding 4Fe-4S binding protein yields the protein MKEWTREDLERDIVGKMRAVTIPVNIRIEGEQRILDTGEIESILRKAHTITQNECGCRKMMGNCNPPIEPGDGCLGINETAEDIKKYGAREISLEQAIEGLRRTYRAGLVHMAYIFPDQETPFLICSCCECCCHSLGAARRLGYKNQVFPSRLVAVQDMATCSSCGTCVERCHFGARKIGSDVMEYSPEKCYGCGLCLETCPSGAISMEKRDGE